In one Candidatus Nomurabacteria bacterium genomic region, the following are encoded:
- a CDS encoding PE-PPE domain-containing protein, translating to MKRLFCALLVGLLSILAAVFGAFSANAVIAIPQISADVVAYMGPTFDPTGRIAYEKAKPYFGQINDGREVQFIEYPAGLWPATGPGTDTLDESVKSGTSSAIALINADVQDGHKVALLTGSQGAVVFTEVKKYYDSLPPDQSLPADTFMMILIANPDRPNGGMLSRFPGLHIPGLNITFNGPTPNDQFVTYDVGNAYDGFSNFPRYPLDLLSTVNAIMGITYEHGTPPNVFDPNVDVSTSVVGNTTYYLIMPEHLPLLRPLYDAGWGGVANVIEPLLRVWVDAGYDNNDPRSNPGLPESARLFIPLRNIVTALKKSPDAIMEGLNTIPASIHQFLSHPVANTSDTVKGTVREVKSLTAIGTQKIRSTTGLTVPSQPNVTGKPTSVKSVSSFKPGDGVKKAVSASHRTNRPQPTNRRHSSVGKARAGRS from the coding sequence ATGAAACGTTTGTTTTGTGCATTATTAGTAGGACTACTGAGTATTCTCGCCGCAGTCTTCGGTGCCTTTTCGGCGAATGCCGTGATAGCAATACCGCAGATCAGTGCGGACGTCGTCGCCTATATGGGACCGACATTCGACCCGACCGGTCGTATAGCATACGAAAAGGCGAAACCCTACTTCGGTCAAATCAATGACGGTAGAGAAGTGCAATTTATCGAGTATCCAGCTGGCCTGTGGCCAGCAACAGGACCCGGTACTGACACTCTCGACGAATCAGTAAAAAGTGGTACGTCGAGTGCTATTGCCTTGATCAACGCCGATGTGCAGGACGGGCATAAAGTTGCGCTACTGACTGGCTCGCAGGGTGCTGTTGTATTCACTGAAGTAAAGAAATACTACGACAGCCTGCCACCGGACCAGTCGCTACCGGCAGACACGTTCATGATGATACTAATTGCCAACCCTGATCGCCCCAACGGCGGCATGTTGTCTCGTTTCCCGGGACTACATATTCCAGGCTTGAACATCACGTTCAACGGACCGACGCCAAACGATCAATTTGTAACCTACGATGTAGGAAATGCCTACGACGGCTTTTCGAACTTTCCGCGGTATCCGCTCGATTTGCTCTCAACAGTAAACGCCATTATGGGTATCACGTACGAGCATGGCACACCGCCAAATGTATTCGATCCAAACGTAGACGTATCAACATCCGTAGTGGGCAATACGACGTATTACCTCATCATGCCAGAGCACCTGCCGTTACTTCGTCCGTTGTACGACGCAGGGTGGGGTGGAGTTGCGAACGTCATTGAACCGCTTCTGAGAGTATGGGTAGACGCAGGTTACGACAACAATGATCCGCGGTCAAACCCAGGGCTTCCGGAATCGGCACGACTTTTCATACCGCTACGCAACATCGTCACGGCTTTGAAAAAGTCGCCTGATGCAATCATGGAAGGACTCAACACGATTCCCGCCAGTATTCATCAGTTCCTCTCGCATCCCGTCGCCAACACGAGCGACACGGTGAAGGGAACAGTGCGAGAAGTTAAGAGTCTGACAGCAATCGGAACGCAAAAGATTCGCTCAACAACAGGCTTGACTGTGCCCAGCCAACCTAACGTTACGGGCAAACCAACTTCCGTCAAATCTGTCAGTTCGTTCAAACCGGGAGATGGCGTGAAAAAAGCCGTTTCAGCAAGCCATAGAACGAATCGCCCACAGCCAACCAATCGTCGACATTCTTCCGTCGGCAAAGCTAGGGCTGGCAGAAGCTAA
- a CDS encoding PAS domain-containing protein, whose translation MLFYENVDELTLLNDAIGASDMAWWVMEFPSGVVFFHPNKVKMLGFSEQDADRFAHYSSFTDRIHKDDYDKTMQAMRNHLQGKSGRYEASYRIKAKDGTYRRFFDRGKIVARDKEGNVALAGIAIEVLDETLPIATRQKSSKSAK comes from the coding sequence ATGCTCTTCTATGAAAACGTCGACGAACTGACACTACTCAACGACGCAATCGGTGCGAGCGATATGGCATGGTGGGTCATGGAATTTCCAAGCGGAGTTGTCTTTTTTCACCCAAACAAAGTTAAAATGCTCGGCTTCAGCGAGCAAGACGCAGATAGATTTGCACACTATTCATCATTTACGGACCGCATACACAAAGATGATTACGACAAAACGATGCAGGCCATGCGTAATCACTTGCAAGGCAAGTCAGGTCGATACGAAGCGTCATATCGCATCAAAGCAAAAGACGGCACTTATCGCCGTTTTTTTGACCGCGGAAAAATCGTCGCTCGCGACAAAGAAGGCAACGTAGCACTCGCCGGAATTGCCATAGAAGTATTAGACGAAACCTTGCCTATAGCAACTCGGCAAAAAAGTAGTAAGTCGGCCAAATGA
- a CDS encoding PE-PPE domain-containing protein yields MTLSRMRSGLMGALVTLAIWCSMAALKAVSAIVLTAVVVMVPGTRPGDVPAEIDAKSTAVLQQELQGWVHAQAVDGWVTDQYPRSMGAFTGSGDPLFAVSTAIGNANLNCLIDASVDLGVVGFGYSQGATVVNLWLNDHANGKDPSAPAANDVSFVLIGNPNRPNGGLLARVPGIYIPVIGVPFSGATPESQYKVTDVVRQYDLFADFPVDPLNVFAMLNIIADAGAIHGDYLNVDVNSPENWVETSGNTTYIMEPAKSLPLLQPLRNIAALMGRTQTPLIDAMEPVLKYFVELGYDRTNQGTPTTFQPGSSIQRFFQTLPQFADSVKQGVNTLQTELHPSTALPSSTTNSGSTVSDRPTSNSQPDNTPSTSTQLKPRRPRMTSVDRNVALVSNDNKRSAGSQWKPGDGLKHALNRSNAVAHRNTQVSGASASSSVKHSSSRRASRSGS; encoded by the coding sequence ATGACGCTATCGCGAATGCGTTCGGGGCTCATGGGAGCTCTGGTGACGCTAGCAATATGGTGCAGTATGGCTGCACTTAAAGCCGTATCGGCCATCGTGCTGACAGCTGTTGTTGTCATGGTGCCGGGTACTAGACCTGGTGATGTTCCCGCTGAAATTGATGCAAAATCGACTGCAGTATTGCAACAGGAGTTGCAGGGATGGGTTCACGCCCAAGCAGTAGATGGTTGGGTCACAGACCAGTATCCTCGATCCATGGGAGCGTTTACCGGCAGTGGTGATCCGCTGTTTGCAGTATCAACTGCTATCGGTAATGCAAATCTGAACTGTCTCATCGACGCGAGCGTCGATTTGGGCGTTGTCGGGTTTGGTTATTCTCAAGGAGCAACAGTTGTTAATCTGTGGCTGAACGATCATGCAAATGGTAAAGATCCGAGTGCCCCTGCTGCGAATGATGTGTCGTTTGTCTTGATTGGGAATCCTAATCGGCCAAACGGTGGGTTGTTAGCCAGAGTCCCCGGGATTTACATCCCAGTGATCGGTGTGCCATTTAGCGGTGCGACGCCCGAAAGCCAGTACAAGGTGACGGACGTTGTGCGTCAGTATGACTTGTTTGCGGACTTTCCTGTAGACCCGCTAAATGTATTTGCGATGTTGAACATAATCGCAGATGCAGGTGCAATTCATGGTGATTACCTGAACGTTGACGTTAACAGCCCAGAGAATTGGGTTGAGACTAGCGGCAACACGACGTATATCATGGAGCCGGCAAAGTCGTTGCCTCTGCTTCAACCGCTTCGCAATATTGCAGCGTTAATGGGTCGTACTCAGACACCGTTAATTGATGCGATGGAACCAGTACTGAAGTACTTCGTGGAGCTCGGTTACGACCGAACAAATCAAGGTACGCCGACGACATTCCAGCCGGGATCGTCGATTCAGCGCTTTTTCCAGACGTTGCCGCAGTTTGCGGATTCGGTCAAGCAGGGTGTGAATACCTTGCAAACCGAGTTGCATCCGTCGACAGCTTTACCGAGTTCAACGACGAATAGTGGTAGCACGGTAAGCGATCGGCCGACTAGTAATAGTCAGCCCGATAACACGCCTTCTACTAGCACGCAACTGAAGCCACGTAGGCCGAGGATGACAAGTGTTGATAGAAACGTTGCTCTCGTGTCGAACGACAATAAGCGGTCGGCAGGCAGTCAATGGAAGCCGGGTGATGGTTTGAAGCATGCTCTGAACCGAAGCAATGCGGTGGCTCACCGTAACACGCAAGTTTCTGGTGCGAGTGCTTCGTCTTCAGTCAAGCATTCGTCGTCACGACGCGCGTCACGTAGCGGTTCCTGA
- a CDS encoding prenyltransferase translates to MFDALKKLFVISRPISWPNTAYPFAAAYVVTGGTLDITFWVATLFFLIPYNLLMYGVNDVFDYESDMRNPRKGGIEGAREQKAFHPTILWSSTLSTLPFVVWLFATGTVVSNAVLVALVFFVLAYSMAGLRFKEIPVLDSVTSSIHFVGPMVYAMVLTGFKPEYIPFVVAFFLWGVASHALGAVQDIIPDREGKLASVATVFGARATTRIVFGLYLASSAIMMTLGLLPAIVGATGLLYAANVAPYLHVTDKTSGMVNKAWRRFIWLNLITGFVVTMVLIVNARLL, encoded by the coding sequence ATGTTTGATGCACTTAAAAAATTGTTTGTAATTTCACGTCCGATTTCGTGGCCGAATACGGCCTACCCATTTGCAGCGGCGTATGTGGTAACTGGCGGTACTCTCGACATAACGTTTTGGGTGGCGACGCTCTTTTTCTTGATCCCTTACAATTTGTTGATGTATGGCGTAAACGATGTGTTTGACTATGAGTCTGACATGCGCAATCCGCGCAAAGGAGGCATAGAAGGCGCACGTGAGCAAAAAGCGTTTCATCCGACGATTCTGTGGTCCTCGACGTTGAGTACGTTGCCTTTTGTCGTGTGGCTGTTTGCGACGGGCACGGTAGTTTCAAATGCGGTTCTTGTGGCGCTGGTCTTTTTTGTACTTGCTTACTCGATGGCCGGACTTCGTTTCAAAGAAATACCTGTGCTTGATTCGGTAACGAGTAGCATTCATTTTGTCGGTCCTATGGTGTATGCCATGGTACTGACGGGCTTTAAACCCGAGTACATACCCTTTGTCGTAGCTTTCTTTTTATGGGGCGTGGCTAGCCATGCGCTTGGTGCAGTGCAAGACATCATACCTGATCGCGAAGGTAAATTGGCCTCGGTTGCTACGGTTTTTGGCGCACGAGCTACGACGCGTATAGTGTTTGGTTTATACCTTGCAAGCAGTGCCATAATGATGACGTTAGGCTTGTTGCCAGCGATTGTAGGAGCGACAGGGCTTTTATATGCAGCGAATGTTGCGCCTTATTTGCACGTTACGGACAAAACGTCAGGAATGGTAAATAAGGCATGGCGACGGTTTATCTGGCTCAATCTCATTACGGGTTTCGTGGTAACGATGGTTCTTATCGTCAATGCTAGGCTACTGTAG
- a CDS encoding lycopene cyclase domain-containing protein, whose protein sequence is MATYVVLNLVVMALVLTIARVRLSKLSRAVVATMVVLLVLTAVFDNAIVGLSIVDYDPHKILGLRIGVAPIEDFMYALLAAIIVPTIWHKLGEKHV, encoded by the coding sequence ATGGCCACATATGTAGTTTTGAACTTGGTTGTTATGGCTCTGGTGCTTACCATTGCGCGAGTACGTTTGAGCAAATTGTCTCGTGCCGTTGTTGCCACTATGGTTGTGTTGCTGGTGTTGACGGCGGTATTTGACAACGCGATTGTGGGCTTGTCGATTGTTGACTATGATCCGCACAAGATACTTGGGTTGCGGATTGGCGTCGCACCGATAGAGGATTTTATGTATGCACTTTTGGCGGCAATTATAGTACCGACGATTTGGCATAAATTAGGAGAAAAACATGTTTGA
- a CDS encoding lycopene cyclase domain-containing protein: MIQFSYLVFLLVGICGMAVIDWRYELAYWHDRKRTLQTLAIAVAIFVVWDLLGIALGIFFHGGSQLTLPLRLLPEFPVEELFFLTLLCYSALVVYQGVRKKWPHM, encoded by the coding sequence ATGATTCAATTCAGCTATTTGGTATTTTTGCTGGTCGGCATTTGTGGCATGGCAGTGATTGATTGGCGCTACGAATTGGCGTATTGGCATGATCGAAAACGGACGCTGCAGACACTCGCGATAGCCGTAGCGATATTTGTCGTGTGGGATCTTTTGGGAATAGCACTCGGTATATTTTTCCATGGTGGCAGTCAGCTGACACTTCCGCTCCGTTTGCTTCCTGAATTTCCTGTCGAAGAATTGTTTTTCCTGACGTTGCTTTGCTATAGTGCGCTTGTTGTTTACCAGGGGGTACGAAAAAAATGGCCACATATGTAG
- the crtI gene encoding phytoene desaturase → MTKVVIVGAGIGGLATANMLAKAGYDVTVYEKNDQAGGRAGMMEIDGFRFDTGPSWYLMPEVFEHYFELFGKSVANELDLVRLSPAYKVFFENESPVMVTSDEERDALTFEAIEPGAGEKLRRYVSRGDDIYRLSLKHFLYTNFSSPRDFAKFDVVKRGHLMTKLAFTSIDKYVSRYVTDQRLRQILEYPMVFLGSSPFAAPAIYSLMSALDFREGVYYPKGGLYTIIESMVKLGHELGVKYHYKTPVQHIDTKHGRTTGVTLQDGTRVSADIVISNADLHFTETKLLDKPDRSYPASYWDKREAGPSALLMYLGVKGELPQMEHHNLFFVEDWKDNFDSIFETKKLPWPASVYVCKPSASDTTVAPKGSENVFVLVPLPAGLSLTDKELKTAADKYLEMIEQKMGVENLRERVVVKELFGPNDFVTKYNAWQGTALGPSHLLRQSAMFRTPNVSKKVKGLYYVGGSTTPGIGLPMCLIGAELVYKRLAGDKRGGPIKSIKKIVKDRS, encoded by the coding sequence ATGACAAAAGTTGTGATAGTCGGAGCGGGTATTGGCGGCTTGGCAACGGCGAATATGCTGGCCAAGGCCGGCTACGATGTGACCGTGTATGAAAAGAACGACCAAGCTGGCGGACGTGCGGGCATGATGGAAATAGATGGCTTTCGTTTTGACACTGGCCCGTCGTGGTATTTGATGCCGGAAGTTTTTGAGCATTATTTTGAATTGTTTGGCAAATCAGTTGCGAATGAGCTCGACCTTGTACGACTGTCGCCGGCATATAAAGTGTTTTTTGAAAACGAATCGCCAGTCATGGTGACGAGCGACGAAGAGCGAGACGCCCTAACATTTGAGGCTATAGAGCCAGGAGCCGGCGAAAAGCTGCGTCGCTATGTGTCGCGTGGTGATGATATTTATAGGCTATCGCTCAAGCACTTTTTGTATACGAACTTTTCGTCGCCGCGTGATTTTGCCAAGTTTGATGTGGTGAAGCGCGGCCATCTGATGACCAAGCTGGCATTTACGTCGATAGACAAATACGTGAGTAGATACGTGACCGACCAGCGGCTACGACAGATTTTAGAATACCCTATGGTGTTTCTTGGTTCGTCGCCGTTTGCCGCACCTGCAATTTACAGTCTCATGAGTGCGCTCGATTTTCGCGAGGGCGTGTATTACCCGAAAGGCGGATTGTATACGATCATTGAAAGCATGGTGAAACTGGGCCATGAACTTGGCGTGAAATACCACTACAAGACGCCGGTACAGCATATCGATACCAAGCATGGGCGCACGACTGGCGTGACGCTACAAGATGGAACTCGCGTGAGCGCGGATATTGTCATATCAAACGCGGACTTGCATTTTACGGAAACAAAATTGCTCGACAAGCCTGACCGCTCCTACCCTGCGTCGTATTGGGACAAGCGTGAGGCCGGGCCTAGCGCCTTGCTGATGTACTTGGGGGTCAAAGGTGAACTGCCACAAATGGAGCACCACAACTTGTTTTTCGTTGAAGATTGGAAAGACAATTTTGACAGTATATTTGAAACCAAGAAACTTCCTTGGCCGGCGTCTGTATACGTGTGCAAACCAAGTGCGAGCGACACGACTGTCGCGCCGAAAGGTTCCGAAAACGTATTTGTGCTTGTGCCACTACCAGCCGGACTGTCGTTGACCGACAAAGAGTTGAAGACGGCTGCCGACAAGTATCTTGAAATGATTGAGCAAAAAATGGGTGTCGAAAATCTTCGTGAGCGCGTGGTGGTAAAGGAACTTTTCGGTCCGAATGATTTTGTGACCAAGTACAACGCATGGCAAGGGACGGCCCTGGGACCTTCGCACTTGCTGCGCCAGAGCGCGATGTTTCGCACGCCAAATGTCAGCAAAAAGGTCAAAGGCCTCTACTATGTGGGAGGTTCGACAACTCCCGGTATTGGTTTGCCGATGTGCTTGATTGGCGCTGAGTTGGTATACAAACGACTAGCTGGCGACAAGCGCGGTGGCCCGATAAAAAGTATCAAAAAAATAGTGAAAGATAGATCATGA
- a CDS encoding phytoene/squalene synthase family protein, which translates to MELYDDVAYENSKHLTLRYSTSFGMSSRLFPQAMQKHIYAIYGLVRIADEIVDTYKGADAATLLDDLEATTYASIQSGYSTNPVVHAFARTAALYNIDKSLIGPFFASMRMDLHPQTYVPENYQKYIHGSAEVVGLMCLKVFLDGDKERYDALRDGAAALGSAYQKVNFLRDMAADYKELGRLYFPGVSYEEFDDTAKQAIVDDIKQDFAKALPALQQLPVTSRRATMMSYVYYAELLKKLENTPADVIKTTRIRLPSRRKLTLMVRTLLREGVKR; encoded by the coding sequence ATGGAGTTGTACGACGACGTTGCGTACGAAAACAGTAAGCACCTGACACTGAGGTATTCGACATCTTTTGGTATGAGTAGCAGGTTGTTTCCGCAGGCTATGCAAAAGCATATATATGCGATTTACGGGCTGGTGCGAATCGCCGATGAAATCGTCGATACTTACAAAGGAGCGGACGCCGCGACACTGCTAGACGACCTAGAAGCAACGACATATGCGTCGATACAGTCTGGCTATAGTACTAATCCTGTGGTACATGCCTTTGCCCGAACTGCAGCGCTGTATAATATCGACAAGTCGTTGATTGGTCCGTTTTTTGCGAGTATGCGCATGGACTTACACCCGCAAACATACGTGCCAGAAAACTATCAAAAGTACATACATGGTTCTGCCGAAGTGGTCGGGCTGATGTGCTTGAAAGTTTTTTTAGACGGCGACAAGGAGCGGTACGATGCGCTTCGCGATGGCGCGGCGGCGCTAGGCTCGGCGTATCAAAAGGTTAATTTTTTGCGTGACATGGCGGCTGATTATAAAGAGCTGGGGCGACTGTATTTTCCGGGTGTTAGCTACGAAGAATTTGACGACACAGCAAAGCAAGCGATTGTCGACGATATCAAACAAGACTTTGCCAAAGCCCTCCCTGCCCTGCAGCAGTTGCCTGTGACGAGTCGTCGAGCAACGATGATGAGCTATGTGTATTATGCGGAGTTGCTCAAGAAGCTTGAGAATACTCCGGCGGACGTGATCAAGACTACTCGCATACGATTGCCTTCTCGCCGCAAGCTGACATTGATGGTACGTACGTTGCTACGCGAGGGTGTAAAACGATGA
- a CDS encoding polyprenyl synthetase family protein has translation MAQTQHRTSTVNSVNQTLYGFFERSIDYAARIDPSYKRLWETLYKLIRSGGKRLRPRMTMLAYEAFGGKDVEKMIPIAAAQELLHFSLLVHDDIIDRDYTRYGTANVAGVYKNVYAEYAKTPDDLVHFSHSAALLGGDLMISGAHQMIASSMLSDKDKIIAQGFLAHSIFEVAGGELLDTELSFMPYREGDALKVARYKTAGYSFVAPLLAGATLAGINEKQREALYEYALSLGVAFQLVDDLLGVFGDEAKTGKSTLSDIREGKMTYMVERALAAMSDDEKKEFEQWFGNRDATDAGVAAVYNLLESTGAKQATIDLANEYAETARKAIADMQISAEYVNEFEKLVAKVTERSH, from the coding sequence ATGGCACAAACCCAGCACCGGACTAGTACCGTTAACTCTGTAAACCAGACTTTATATGGCTTTTTTGAACGTTCTATTGATTACGCTGCGCGTATAGACCCGTCGTACAAACGCTTGTGGGAAACCCTGTATAAACTGATTCGCTCGGGTGGTAAACGCCTTCGACCGCGCATGACGATGCTTGCCTACGAGGCATTTGGCGGCAAGGACGTAGAAAAAATGATTCCCATTGCCGCGGCACAAGAGCTATTGCATTTTAGCCTACTTGTACACGACGATATTATCGATCGCGATTATACGCGCTACGGCACGGCGAATGTCGCAGGTGTCTACAAAAATGTATATGCGGAGTATGCAAAAACTCCTGATGATTTGGTGCACTTTTCGCATAGTGCGGCGCTGCTGGGTGGCGACCTGATGATATCGGGCGCACATCAGATGATCGCTTCGAGTATGCTGAGCGACAAAGACAAGATCATAGCGCAAGGTTTTTTGGCTCATAGTATTTTTGAGGTTGCTGGTGGCGAATTGCTCGATACCGAGCTGAGCTTTATGCCCTATCGCGAAGGAGACGCGCTCAAGGTCGCGCGTTACAAAACTGCCGGCTATTCGTTTGTTGCGCCACTACTTGCCGGTGCGACACTTGCTGGTATTAACGAAAAACAGAGAGAGGCGCTCTACGAATATGCTCTTTCACTTGGTGTTGCGTTTCAGCTGGTTGATGATTTACTGGGAGTATTTGGCGATGAAGCAAAGACTGGTAAGTCGACGTTGAGCGACATACGCGAAGGCAAAATGACCTACATGGTCGAGCGAGCACTAGCGGCCATGAGCGATGATGAAAAGAAAGAATTTGAGCAGTGGTTTGGCAACCGTGACGCAACCGACGCGGGTGTTGCGGCTGTATATAATTTGCTTGAATCTACTGGTGCCAAACAAGCGACGATTGATCTTGCAAACGAATATGCCGAGACTGCGCGCAAGGCCATTGCTGATATGCAGATAAGCGCCGAATATGTAAATGAATTTGAAAAACTTGTGGCAAAAGTGACGGAGCGTTCGCACTGA
- a CDS encoding sigma-70 family RNA polymerase sigma factor gives MNQFDTDPSINMAPTTDTETTKPADISFEELYANYYTKLTLLAKSFRVRDPEATAQEAFIKAYEHYDSYVDMGYSRYTWLCRILRNTANSELRKSKLRPLDKVSRDADILEHYNLPDAHALEDFKDIELDEIMDRVYQVISPKSPNWYEIFTKRVLDNDKCREISEDLEIPMGTVQASLFRACKLLAEDEEIRAALGK, from the coding sequence ATGAATCAGTTCGACACGGATCCATCCATAAACATGGCGCCCACGACCGATACGGAGACTACCAAACCGGCGGATATTTCGTTTGAAGAATTGTATGCGAACTACTACACAAAGTTAACTCTGTTGGCAAAAAGTTTTAGAGTACGAGACCCAGAGGCCACAGCGCAAGAAGCATTCATAAAGGCATATGAACATTATGACTCATATGTTGACATGGGTTACTCTCGTTATACTTGGCTATGCCGCATATTGCGCAACACGGCAAACAGCGAACTACGTAAATCTAAACTCAGACCACTAGACAAAGTATCTAGAGACGCCGATATACTCGAACATTACAACCTACCTGACGCCCATGCGTTAGAAGATTTCAAAGATATCGAGCTAGACGAAATCATGGACCGAGTCTACCAAGTTATTTCCCCTAAATCCCCAAACTGGTATGAAATTTTCACTAAACGCGTTTTAGACAACGACAAATGTAGAGAGATCAGTGAAGATCTCGAAATCCCCATGGGCACAGTCCAGGCAAGTCTTTTTCGCGCTTGTAAATTACTCGCAGAAGACGAAGAAATCCGTGCCGCGCTTGGCAAATAG